One Edaphobacter flagellatus genomic region harbors:
- a CDS encoding TonB-dependent receptor, with the protein MNADLHLKSEKDGQSPSQRNPLHPIFGAACVWILTLVAALLTGSMPAYAQFESASVLGYVHDASGAAVPNANVTLTNVGTGIKQTKQTDSEGRYEFASVQIGNYQVTAEAQGFNRTVTENFAVLTNARQRVDVSLKAGSVSEEVTVTSAAALLDTETSSHSTVIGTKQVEDLPLNGRSYADLVLLVPGARKSLLENNGTSSREGSFNINGLRSAFNNYLLDGLDNNNYGTSNQGFANENIPPSPDAVSEFRVETNNYSAEYGRNPGAVINAAVRRGTNQFHGRAWDYIRNTSLNAIGPFNAAGATKPKFIRNQFGGTFGGPIWKDHTFFFADYEGVRQIFNNANTTSTLPSVNQRNGLFYLNDNATNPNNAIPLTNPITGKKYLGQIPLADMTPFARAVIGALPTPNNSAILSNNYAITPRGIINDDKGDGRVDHTFNDHWTIFGRYSQHQGYLFDPPGIPGRAGGNSNGNVNIKNKNIAGGATWTISANKLLDIRFGWSKNEGGKFPIGQGQSSMLVENGITDGLPTAPLVVRSLNAQSVTGYSQFGAQSSNPQFQNPTIYNPKANFTWIKSKHSMKFGYEWQAVNTVLNDFNPSYGQDNYLGQYSADKTTNGGNPLNTSIASGAPSLSSQLQQAQNLADFMFGNRSAYSITTYAVVNLRQRYNFMYFQDDIKISPKLTINAGLRYEIVTPQYEKDNRLSNFDPSTKSLIHARSGGVYSRSLVNTPLNNWAPRFGFAYSANDKTVIRGGYGIVYTQWNRAGGENNLTYNGPDVVNANISPQVAPTAASLCQNDTQLQSTCFRQTQQGYAANLTTAAYFNPLNVLSRYIPKNLKTGYVQQYQFGIQRQLPYGITADLAYVGNKSTHMQILADYNQGTPCRGAGCATSLQPRRPISNFAGIEVAYGGGSANYNSLQFKLEKRATKGLYLLNSFTWSRYFDISSGHLETSNGDTSRVNFANPSRDYGPGGYDQPLADTLSVVYDLPYGHGHHWGGSSGRLTNTVLGGWQLTLINTMTSGLPLNITYSLSNSNPMYVSDLVNYRPYRVAGQSIYGATKTKTATALSGYFNNSAFVLPTDASITSADPWGNASRNLGRSNAFYQADLGLHKAFPLWSDTSNFDFRAEAFNVLNKVNYMGANTTFGGSSFGQITSNFPARQLQLAAKIIF; encoded by the coding sequence ATGAACGCTGACCTTCATTTGAAGTCCGAAAAGGATGGACAATCTCCCAGCCAACGAAACCCGCTGCACCCCATCTTCGGTGCAGCCTGTGTATGGATTCTCACCCTGGTTGCAGCCCTGCTGACAGGCAGCATGCCAGCCTATGCGCAGTTTGAATCGGCATCTGTGCTCGGCTACGTGCACGATGCCTCCGGAGCAGCCGTTCCCAATGCCAATGTCACCCTGACGAACGTTGGGACAGGTATCAAACAGACGAAGCAGACGGACAGCGAAGGCAGGTACGAGTTCGCCAGCGTCCAGATCGGCAACTACCAGGTCACAGCCGAGGCCCAGGGCTTCAACCGCACTGTGACTGAAAACTTTGCTGTGCTGACCAACGCTCGCCAGCGCGTCGACGTCTCCCTGAAGGCCGGCTCCGTCTCCGAAGAGGTCACCGTCACCTCGGCCGCGGCGCTGCTCGACACCGAAACCAGCTCCCACTCCACCGTCATCGGTACCAAGCAGGTCGAAGACCTCCCGCTGAATGGCCGCTCCTACGCCGACCTCGTTCTGCTGGTTCCTGGCGCACGCAAGTCGCTGCTTGAGAACAATGGAACCTCCAGCCGTGAAGGCTCCTTCAACATCAACGGTCTGCGATCGGCCTTCAATAACTATCTGCTGGACGGTCTCGACAACAACAACTACGGCACCTCCAACCAGGGCTTCGCTAACGAGAATATTCCGCCCTCGCCCGACGCTGTCAGCGAGTTCCGCGTCGAAACGAACAACTACTCGGCCGAATACGGTCGCAACCCCGGCGCCGTCATCAACGCCGCAGTCCGCCGTGGCACCAACCAGTTCCACGGTCGCGCCTGGGACTACATCCGCAACACCAGCTTAAACGCCATCGGCCCATTCAATGCCGCCGGCGCCACCAAACCCAAGTTCATCCGCAACCAGTTCGGCGGAACCTTTGGCGGCCCCATCTGGAAAGACCACACCTTCTTCTTCGCCGACTACGAGGGTGTGCGGCAGATCTTCAACAACGCCAATACGACCTCGACGCTGCCTTCGGTCAACCAGCGCAACGGCCTGTTCTACCTGAACGACAACGCAACAAACCCGAACAACGCCATTCCGCTCACGAACCCCATCACAGGCAAGAAATACCTGGGACAGATCCCACTTGCGGACATGACGCCTTTTGCCCGCGCGGTGATCGGTGCGCTGCCCACGCCCAACAACTCAGCAATCCTCTCCAACAACTACGCCATTACCCCCCGTGGCATCATCAACGACGACAAGGGTGACGGACGCGTCGATCACACCTTCAATGACCACTGGACCATCTTCGGTCGTTACAGCCAGCACCAGGGCTATCTCTTCGATCCTCCAGGCATCCCAGGACGCGCAGGCGGAAACTCCAACGGCAACGTCAACATCAAGAACAAGAACATCGCAGGTGGTGCCACCTGGACGATCTCGGCCAACAAGCTGCTCGACATCCGCTTCGGCTGGTCTAAGAACGAGGGTGGCAAATTCCCCATCGGTCAGGGTCAGAGCTCGATGCTCGTCGAGAATGGCATCACCGACGGCCTGCCCACAGCTCCGCTTGTCGTCCGCTCTCTAAACGCGCAGTCGGTCACCGGCTACTCGCAGTTCGGCGCACAGTCCTCGAACCCGCAATTCCAGAACCCAACCATCTACAACCCCAAAGCCAACTTCACCTGGATCAAGAGCAAGCACTCCATGAAGTTCGGTTATGAGTGGCAGGCCGTCAACACAGTCCTCAATGACTTCAACCCCAGCTACGGCCAGGACAACTACCTCGGTCAGTACTCTGCCGACAAGACAACCAACGGCGGCAACCCGCTCAACACCAGCATCGCAAGCGGCGCTCCATCGCTTAGCTCGCAGTTGCAGCAGGCGCAGAACCTCGCCGACTTCATGTTCGGCAACCGTTCCGCCTACTCCATCACGACCTACGCCGTCGTCAATCTGCGTCAGCGTTACAACTTCATGTACTTCCAGGACGACATCAAGATTTCGCCCAAGCTGACCATCAACGCTGGTCTGCGTTATGAGATCGTGACGCCGCAGTACGAGAAGGACAACCGCCTCTCGAACTTCGATCCTTCGACGAAGTCACTGATTCACGCCCGTTCCGGCGGCGTCTACAGCCGTTCGCTGGTCAACACTCCGCTCAACAACTGGGCTCCTCGCTTCGGCTTCGCTTACTCAGCTAACGACAAGACGGTCATCCGTGGAGGCTACGGCATCGTTTACACGCAGTGGAACCGTGCAGGTGGCGAAAACAATCTCACCTACAACGGCCCCGACGTCGTCAACGCCAACATCTCTCCGCAGGTAGCACCGACAGCGGCTTCGCTTTGCCAGAACGACACGCAGCTGCAATCCACCTGCTTCCGTCAGACACAGCAGGGTTATGCGGCAAACCTCACTACCGCGGCTTACTTCAATCCGCTCAACGTTCTTTCACGCTATATTCCGAAGAACCTCAAGACCGGTTACGTACAGCAGTATCAGTTCGGTATCCAGCGCCAGCTGCCTTATGGCATCACCGCTGACCTGGCCTACGTCGGCAACAAGAGCACCCACATGCAGATCCTGGCCGACTACAATCAGGGCACTCCGTGCCGTGGTGCTGGGTGCGCAACAAGCCTGCAGCCTCGTCGTCCGATCTCAAACTTCGCCGGCATCGAGGTGGCATACGGCGGTGGCTCGGCCAACTACAACTCGCTCCAGTTCAAGCTTGAGAAGCGCGCCACCAAGGGCCTCTACCTGCTGAACTCCTTCACCTGGAGCCGCTACTTCGATATCTCCTCGGGACACCTCGAGACCTCGAACGGCGACACCTCGCGCGTCAACTTCGCCAATCCAAGCCGCGACTACGGCCCGGGCGGATATGATCAGCCTCTCGCCGACACCCTCTCCGTCGTCTACGACCTTCCCTACGGTCACGGACATCACTGGGGCGGTTCATCGGGACGTCTGACCAACACGGTTCTCGGTGGATGGCAGCTCACGCTGATCAACACCATGACCAGTGGCCTTCCGCTCAACATCACCTACTCGCTCTCCAACAGCAACCCGATGTATGTCTCCGACCTGGTGAACTATCGGCCCTACCGTGTGGCCGGTCAGTCCATCTACGGCGCAACCAAGACCAAGACGGCGACCGCCCTCTCGGGCTACTTCAACAACAGCGCCTTCGTTCTTCCCACCGACGCGTCGATCACTTCGGCCGATCCCTGGGGCAACGCATCGCGTAACCTGGGACGTTCCAACGCCTTCTATCAGGCCGATCTCGGCCTGCATAAGGCATTTCCGCTCTGGAGCGATACGTCGAACTTCGACTTCCGCGCCGAAGCATTCAACGTGCTGAACAAGGTCAACTACATGGGCGCCAACACCACGTTTGGTGGTTCCAGCTTCGGCCAGATCACCAGCAACTTCCCAGCTCGCCAACTGCAGCTCGCCGCGAAGATCATCTTCTAG
- a CDS encoding inositol oxygenase, with product MEMATTTLAPNAPLGKDMEEWDEFLQGRYKEGKNEEEFRQYDEKANPGVAEFYRLNHHHQTFDYVMQKEKEYFSLNKGMKSIWEAAEFLNTLVDDSDPDTDLTQIEHLLQTSEAIRKDGHPRWFVLTGFIHDLGKVLCLWGEPQWGVVGDTFPVGCAYSDKIVFPEYFKANADYANPKYNTQCGIYEPNCGLDNVHMSFGHDGYIYEVMKPYLPDSALAMLRYHSFYAWHRHGAYQHLMNEKDKESLHWVNQFNPYDLYSKGHTKPNMKELKPYYDDLFAEFFPEKIAW from the coding sequence ATGGAAATGGCGACGACAACACTGGCACCCAATGCTCCCCTTGGAAAAGACATGGAGGAGTGGGACGAGTTTCTGCAGGGCCGCTACAAAGAAGGCAAGAACGAAGAGGAATTTCGCCAGTACGACGAAAAGGCCAATCCCGGCGTCGCTGAATTCTACCGGCTGAACCACCACCACCAGACCTTCGACTACGTAATGCAAAAAGAGAAGGAGTACTTCAGCCTGAACAAGGGCATGAAGTCCATCTGGGAGGCTGCCGAGTTCCTGAATACGCTCGTCGATGACAGCGACCCGGATACGGATCTCACCCAGATCGAACACCTGCTGCAGACCTCCGAAGCCATCCGCAAAGACGGCCACCCCCGCTGGTTCGTCCTGACCGGCTTCATTCACGACCTCGGCAAAGTCCTCTGTCTCTGGGGAGAGCCGCAGTGGGGCGTCGTAGGCGACACATTCCCCGTGGGTTGTGCCTACTCTGACAAGATCGTCTTCCCCGAATACTTCAAGGCGAACGCCGATTACGCCAACCCGAAGTACAACACCCAGTGCGGCATCTATGAGCCAAACTGCGGGCTGGACAATGTGCACATGTCCTTCGGCCACGATGGCTACATCTATGAAGTGATGAAGCCTTACCTGCCCGATTCGGCGCTCGCCATGCTGCGCTATCACTCGTTCTACGCCTGGCACCGCCATGGTGCCTACCAGCACCTGATGAACGAGAAGGACAAAGAAAGCCTTCACTGGGTCAACCAGTTCAACCCCTACGACCTCTACTCCAAGGGGCACACCAAACCAAATATGAAGGAACTCAAGCCCTACTACGACGACCTCTTCGCCGAATTCTTCCCCGAAAAGATCGCCTGGTAG
- a CDS encoding DinB family protein translates to MRKSMLSILAVAALSLPLTAQTPAPKPPTTLRGVLLEQLRSTHNVAQWFVPANTAVEGLTAEQAKWTDGKGNHSVGQLTYHLVFWNKTELASFKGEKPPAFSGNNDETFNNFDAAQWSALVHELDQVLTEWEKAVEAADDKKISDKASLLAHVGAHNAYHIGQIVFVRKEQGSWNPEKGVK, encoded by the coding sequence ATGCGAAAAAGTATGCTGTCGATTCTTGCCGTTGCGGCACTCAGTCTTCCATTGACGGCGCAAACGCCGGCACCTAAGCCGCCCACCACATTGAGGGGCGTTCTGCTGGAACAGCTTCGCAGTACACATAATGTGGCGCAATGGTTTGTTCCGGCCAATACTGCCGTCGAAGGACTGACTGCCGAACAGGCCAAGTGGACCGACGGCAAGGGCAATCATTCCGTCGGACAGCTTACATATCATCTCGTCTTCTGGAATAAGACTGAGCTGGCCAGCTTCAAGGGGGAGAAACCACCGGCTTTCAGCGGCAACAACGACGAGACATTCAACAACTTCGATGCCGCCCAGTGGTCTGCTCTCGTGCACGAACTGGACCAGGTGTTGACGGAGTGGGAGAAGGCTGTCGAAGCTGCCGACGATAAAAAGATTTCGGATAAGGCATCGTTGCTTGCCCACGTCGGTGCGCATAATGCTTACCACATTGGGCAGATCGTCTTCGTCCGTAAAGAGCAGGGATCGTGGAACCCGGAGAAGGGCGTGAAATAA
- a CDS encoding phosphatidylinositol-specific phospholipase C1-like protein, whose translation MPADPRVMKIMGPRLKPLFESMQKNMPPDQAAVMKEEHPNPLTDSFTDALDYIQAPLEMQLRAGVRSLELDLQADPQGGLYANPLPYRELRQAGEKDLAPIYEEQLRQPGMKVFHLADVDFRSQCPRFHQCLTLLRQWSDANPGHSPVFILLEPKLSGLEKVVPGASAVGAFDKAAFDEVDADILSVFGRDRLFTPDDLRGKHSTLEGAALANAWPQVTAVRGKFLFLFLVPGLNLKAFAPYLEGHDSLEGRVAFVQGLPGMKHTAFVMVDNALAKPGRVSDLVRKGYIVRSRADIDTWEARHDDVHRKDATLASGAQIISTDYPQSPNIYGNDYQVQPFAGGFRCNPVVASCAK comes from the coding sequence ATGCCAGCTGACCCGCGCGTGATGAAGATAATGGGGCCGCGCCTTAAGCCTCTCTTCGAGAGTATGCAGAAGAACATGCCTCCTGATCAGGCTGCTGTCATGAAAGAGGAACACCCGAATCCGTTGACGGACAGCTTTACGGATGCGCTGGATTACATCCAGGCGCCACTCGAGATGCAGCTGCGGGCTGGCGTGCGCAGTCTTGAGCTCGATCTGCAGGCCGATCCACAGGGAGGACTGTACGCCAATCCGCTTCCCTATCGGGAGTTGCGCCAGGCGGGCGAAAAAGATCTGGCGCCCATCTATGAGGAGCAACTTCGTCAGCCTGGCATGAAGGTCTTTCATCTTGCCGATGTAGACTTCCGCAGCCAGTGTCCGCGATTTCATCAGTGCCTTACGCTGTTGCGTCAGTGGTCTGACGCGAATCCCGGCCATAGTCCTGTCTTCATCCTGCTGGAGCCGAAGTTGTCGGGGCTGGAGAAGGTTGTCCCGGGTGCGAGCGCTGTAGGCGCATTCGACAAGGCGGCCTTCGACGAGGTGGATGCGGACATTCTCTCGGTCTTCGGGCGCGACCGGCTCTTCACGCCGGATGATCTGCGCGGCAAGCACAGCACGCTTGAGGGGGCTGCGCTGGCCAATGCGTGGCCACAGGTCACCGCGGTGCGCGGCAAATTTCTATTTCTGTTTCTTGTGCCTGGTCTGAATCTCAAAGCTTTTGCACCCTATCTTGAGGGACATGATTCGCTTGAGGGGCGTGTCGCTTTTGTGCAGGGACTGCCCGGCATGAAGCACACGGCTTTTGTCATGGTCGACAACGCATTGGCCAAGCCCGGTCGCGTTTCTGATCTCGTCCGGAAGGGTTATATTGTGCGGTCTCGGGCTGATATCGATACGTGGGAGGCTCGCCATGATGATGTGCATCGCAAAGATGCGACGCTTGCCAGCGGTGCACAGATCATCTCGACCGACTACCCGCAGTCACCGAATATCTATGGCAACGACTATCAGGTTCAGCCCTTTGCCGGGGGCTTTCGCTGCAACCCAGTCGTTGCCAGTTGCGCAAAATAG
- a CDS encoding MoaD/ThiS family protein, with protein sequence MIVRVQLPTHLRTLAQIKGEVEVTIEGAATQRSVLNALEEAYPMLRGTIRDQATQQRRAFMRLFACERDLSHESPDAPLPAEVATGAEPLLVIGAIAGG encoded by the coding sequence ATGATCGTGCGCGTACAACTGCCTACTCATCTGCGAACGCTGGCGCAGATCAAAGGCGAAGTCGAAGTCACAATCGAAGGCGCTGCGACACAACGCTCCGTGCTCAACGCACTAGAAGAGGCCTACCCGATGCTACGCGGCACAATTCGCGATCAGGCAACGCAGCAGCGACGAGCCTTCATGCGCCTCTTCGCCTGCGAACGCGATCTCTCGCACGAATCCCCCGACGCTCCGCTCCCTGCAGAAGTCGCGACAGGAGCCGAGCCGCTGCTGGTCATCGGCGCGATCGCAGGCGGTTGA
- a CDS encoding WD40/YVTN/BNR-like repeat-containing protein has translation MSKVRVLVGTRKGAFILTSDGKRENWQVSGPHFAGWEIYHMKGSPADPNRIYASQSSSWSGQVMQRSDDGGATWKVVGNNFAYDGVPGTHQWYDGTPHPWEFKRAWHIEPSLKNPDLVYAGVEDAAIFRSTDGGQNWQEMPGLRKHGSGPHWQPGAGGMCLHTIILDPSDEKRMYIAISAAGAFRTDDGGETWKPINRGLRSQFIPDPDAEVGHCVHHIAMHPGRPGVLFMQKHWDVMRSDNAGDQWTEVSGNLPTDFGFVIDVHAHEPETIYVVPIKSDSEHYPLDGQLRVYRSRTGGNEWEPLTKGLPQSNCFVNVLRDAMSVDSLDKCGIYFGTTGGQVYMSPDAGDSWTPIVRDLPAVLSVEVQTLA, from the coding sequence ATGAGCAAAGTTCGAGTTCTGGTTGGCACGCGCAAAGGCGCTTTCATCCTTACATCCGACGGCAAGCGCGAAAACTGGCAGGTGAGTGGGCCGCACTTCGCTGGCTGGGAGATCTATCACATGAAGGGCTCTCCGGCCGATCCGAACCGCATCTATGCCTCGCAGTCCAGCAGCTGGTCCGGGCAGGTCATGCAGCGTTCCGATGATGGCGGAGCAACCTGGAAGGTCGTCGGCAACAACTTCGCCTACGATGGCGTTCCCGGAACGCACCAGTGGTACGACGGCACACCGCATCCGTGGGAGTTCAAGCGCGCCTGGCACATCGAGCCTTCACTCAAAAATCCCGACCTCGTCTACGCGGGCGTTGAGGACGCGGCCATCTTCCGCTCCACCGACGGCGGCCAGAACTGGCAGGAGATGCCCGGCCTGCGCAAGCACGGATCCGGCCCACATTGGCAGCCCGGAGCAGGCGGCATGTGCCTGCACACCATCATCCTCGACCCCAGCGACGAAAAGCGCATGTACATCGCCATCTCCGCAGCAGGCGCCTTCAGAACCGACGATGGCGGCGAGACCTGGAAGCCCATCAACCGCGGCCTGCGGTCGCAGTTCATCCCCGATCCCGATGCAGAGGTCGGCCACTGCGTCCACCACATCGCCATGCACCCCGGCCGCCCCGGCGTGCTCTTTATGCAGAAGCACTGGGACGTCATGCGCTCGGACAACGCAGGCGACCAGTGGACCGAGGTGAGCGGCAACCTGCCCACCGACTTCGGCTTCGTCATCGACGTGCACGCGCATGAACCGGAAACGATCTACGTGGTCCCCATCAAGAGCGACAGCGAGCACTATCCGCTCGACGGCCAGCTACGCGTTTACCGCAGCCGCACCGGCGGCAATGAGTGGGAGCCGCTCACGAAAGGCCTTCCGCAGAGCAACTGCTTCGTCAACGTGCTGCGCGATGCCATGTCCGTCGACTCGCTCGACAAATGCGGTATCTACTTCGGCACGACCGGCGGACAGGTGTACATGTCGCCCGACGCAGGCGATAGCTGGACGCCCATCGTGCGCGATCTTCCCGCCGTGCTCTCGGTCGAGGTGCAGACGCTGGCATGA
- a CDS encoding LacI family DNA-binding transcriptional regulator yields MAVRLKDIARDLGVSVVTVSKVLRGNKDIGEETRRRVLKRMKELNYQPNMLARGLASGKTYTVGLVVPDLVHPFFAEFAKSLSSVLRTSNRALILASSEEDPEMERQEIRTLLRRGIDVLLIASCQPSLRNFYELGDERTPYLLFDRNFPHLAAHFVGSNDVLVGEMATKHLIQSGKKRIAHIAGQNTSPAYDRLRGYRNALTEARLPAPEEYVIVCNRLEETGDVAGAKAMQQLLALPEPPDAVFCYNDLSAIGAINAALAAGLRVPEDIALIGCGNMRYNDYLKIPLSSIDHNTAELGRLAGEMALDLVNTPEQPPKSILVPPTLVARASTLGKQAS; encoded by the coding sequence ATGGCAGTACGGCTCAAGGATATTGCGCGCGACCTGGGCGTCTCGGTCGTCACCGTCTCGAAGGTTCTGCGTGGCAACAAGGACATCGGCGAGGAGACCCGCCGTCGCGTCCTCAAACGCATGAAGGAGCTGAACTATCAGCCCAACATGCTTGCTCGGGGGCTGGCCAGCGGCAAGACCTACACCGTCGGACTCGTCGTCCCCGACCTCGTGCATCCCTTCTTCGCCGAGTTCGCCAAATCGCTCAGCAGCGTACTCCGAACCAGCAATCGCGCCCTGATCCTCGCCTCATCGGAAGAAGACCCCGAGATGGAACGTCAGGAGATCCGCACTCTGCTGCGCCGCGGCATCGATGTCCTGCTGATTGCTTCCTGCCAGCCCAGCCTGCGCAACTTCTACGAGCTGGGTGACGAGCGCACGCCGTACCTGCTCTTCGACCGCAACTTCCCTCACCTGGCGGCTCACTTCGTCGGCTCCAACGATGTTCTCGTCGGCGAGATGGCCACGAAGCATCTCATCCAGTCCGGCAAAAAGCGCATCGCCCACATTGCTGGGCAGAACACCAGTCCCGCCTACGATCGTTTGCGCGGTTACCGCAATGCGCTCACCGAAGCGCGTCTCCCCGCGCCTGAGGAGTACGTCATCGTCTGTAACCGGCTGGAGGAAACAGGCGACGTCGCCGGAGCCAAAGCCATGCAACAGCTTCTTGCGCTGCCCGAGCCACCCGACGCGGTCTTTTGCTACAACGATCTCTCGGCCATCGGGGCCATCAACGCTGCACTGGCTGCCGGCTTACGTGTCCCCGAAGACATCGCCCTCATCGGCTGCGGCAATATGCGCTACAACGATTATTTGAAAATTCCTCTCAGCTCCATCGACCACAACACGGCCGAGCTCGGCCGCCTGGCTGGAGAAATGGCCCTGGATCTGGTCAATACCCCGGAGCAGCCCCCAAAGAGTATTCTGGTACCCCCCACTCTGGTGGCGCGAGCCTCGACGCTGGGGAAGCAAGCCTCATAA
- a CDS encoding GRP family sugar transporter has product MASVVQKATRHGMSLHGLGVICGLTAGVWLGAAEAPTKLVNAGLSPFAVSLCMVAGVFTARWTFPTLLKGTSYVFADLMEKKHLIVWALLAGALWAVANTLTVFAIRDVGLAIAFPLWNANSLIGLFWGRVLFKELAGASPANIGKVVLGGVAIVIAAIMLGFSTLHGDTTMAQHAGRGILAAIGASFMWGTMYVPYRKAYISGMNPLSFVTAFTVGELGTVFALTLALDGGLHSPSFNLFHHHGLVFWLFLGGFVWVIGDLFQQFAAKYLGIGRGIPLSNTNQLWGLAWGALVFGELAGADSRHRLLVLGGSVIMILGALAIGTAVASAREHTSQNEAVLRECERYGLDYNRTLASQAGDEFGDRSERRRWWDYAIVSAATGVFLWLGVRAVVPPLNMNLMWIGVLGVLLFVSLVIGGWSLWRRTKFC; this is encoded by the coding sequence ATGGCAAGCGTCGTACAGAAAGCAACGCGGCACGGCATGTCGCTGCATGGGCTGGGTGTGATCTGCGGTCTTACGGCCGGGGTCTGGCTGGGAGCCGCCGAAGCGCCCACGAAGCTGGTGAACGCCGGCTTGTCGCCCTTCGCCGTCTCACTCTGCATGGTTGCGGGCGTCTTTACCGCTCGCTGGACCTTCCCCACTCTTCTTAAAGGGACCAGCTATGTCTTCGCCGACCTGATGGAGAAGAAGCACCTCATTGTATGGGCGTTGCTGGCTGGAGCACTCTGGGCAGTCGCTAATACGCTGACCGTCTTTGCCATCCGTGATGTTGGTCTGGCCATCGCCTTCCCGCTGTGGAACGCGAACTCTCTCATCGGTCTCTTCTGGGGTCGCGTACTGTTCAAGGAGCTGGCAGGCGCCAGCCCGGCCAATATCGGCAAAGTCGTCCTCGGCGGAGTCGCCATCGTCATTGCTGCCATCATGCTCGGCTTCAGCACGCTTCATGGAGACACCACCATGGCCCAGCACGCCGGGCGAGGCATCCTCGCCGCCATAGGGGCCAGTTTCATGTGGGGGACGATGTATGTTCCCTACCGTAAGGCCTACATCAGCGGTATGAATCCGCTCTCCTTCGTGACGGCCTTCACCGTCGGCGAACTGGGAACGGTCTTCGCACTCACGCTTGCGCTCGATGGCGGCCTGCACTCGCCCTCGTTTAATCTCTTCCATCACCACGGCCTTGTCTTCTGGCTCTTCCTTGGCGGATTCGTCTGGGTCATCGGCGATCTCTTCCAGCAATTCGCCGCCAAATATCTGGGCATCGGGCGCGGCATCCCACTCTCGAACACCAACCAGCTCTGGGGACTGGCCTGGGGAGCGCTCGTCTTCGGCGAGCTCGCCGGAGCCGACTCCAGACACAGGCTTCTTGTTCTCGGCGGGTCAGTCATCATGATCCTCGGAGCTCTTGCTATTGGCACGGCTGTGGCCTCCGCCCGCGAGCACACCTCGCAGAACGAGGCCGTCCTGCGCGAGTGCGAGCGCTACGGCCTGGACTACAACCGCACCCTTGCCTCGCAGGCAGGCGACGAGTTCGGGGACCGCTCCGAACGCCGTCGCTGGTGGGACTACGCCATCGTCTCTGCCGCCACGGGAGTCTTCCTCTGGCTCGGCGTCCGCGCCGTCGTTCCTCCGCTGAACATGAATCTGATGTGGATCGGCGTCCTGGGAGTCCTACTGTTCGTCAGTCTTGTCATAGGCGGATGGAGCCTCTGGCGCAGGACAAAATTCTGCTGA
- a CDS encoding RNA polymerase sigma factor has translation MEENDPQIVRAVLAGDKDAYGALVARHSQNVFRVAFRITGDEADADEVVQEAFMRGYQRLQSFESRSGFGTWIYRIAVNCALNMVNKRKPGTNYQIAEETDPSQRQVQVADYAAGPERTLLSREIEALQTKALNKLTATERTAFVLRHMEERSTTEIAEALNIAPNAAKQTVFRAVQKLRRSLAPLRVTQ, from the coding sequence ATGGAAGAGAACGATCCCCAGATCGTCCGGGCAGTACTGGCCGGAGACAAGGACGCCTATGGCGCTCTCGTCGCTCGTCATTCGCAGAACGTCTTCCGCGTCGCCTTTCGTATCACCGGTGACGAGGCCGACGCCGACGAGGTAGTGCAGGAGGCTTTCATGCGCGGCTATCAACGATTGCAAAGTTTCGAGTCGCGCTCCGGGTTCGGTACCTGGATTTATCGCATCGCCGTCAATTGCGCACTCAATATGGTCAACAAACGCAAACCCGGAACGAACTACCAGATCGCCGAAGAGACCGATCCCTCGCAGCGGCAGGTGCAGGTTGCGGATTACGCTGCTGGACCTGAGCGCACGCTGTTGAGCCGCGAGATCGAGGCGCTGCAAACGAAGGCGTTGAACAAGTTGACTGCAACCGAGCGCACAGCATTCGTCCTGCGCCATATGGAAGAACGTTCAACAACAGAGATTGCGGAGGCGCTGAATATCGCTCCGAATGCAGCCAAGCAGACTGTTTTCCGCGCCGTGCAGAAACTTCGCCGCAGCCTTGCTCCGCTTCGGGTCACTCAATGA